One window of the Fusobacterium perfoetens genome contains the following:
- a CDS encoding type II secretion system protein, which produces MENREKNKGIAIITELVIIMVIIALLVFYAVIPNISDLKYLKKAETVQKDLKELRMALEEYYQLTGKYPELSRPGACDNLRILDYVDEKGRKISFADIYKKNKIAPTQSAEGVYYNNRVFDNNDFKKINGLAGWNYDYTGQTGEIHANLKPNTYFQGVDWSEQ; this is translated from the coding sequence ATGGAAAACAGAGAAAAAAATAAGGGAATAGCAATTATAACAGAACTTGTAATAATTATGGTGATTATTGCCCTTCTTGTTTTTTATGCAGTAATTCCAAATATAAGTGATTTAAAGTATCTTAAAAAAGCTGAGACAGTTCAGAAAGATTTAAAAGAACTGAGAATGGCCTTAGAGGAATATTATCAGCTAACAGGAAAATATCCTGAACTTAGCAGACCAGGAGCATGTGATAATTTAAGAATACTTGATTATGTTGATGAAAAAGGAAGAAAAATTTCTTTTGCAGATATATATAAAAAAAATAAAATAGCTCCTACACAGTCAGCAGAGGGAGTTTATTACAATAACAGAGTTTTTGACAATAATGATTTTAAAAAAATAAATGGACTTGCAGGCTGGAATTATGATTATACAGGACAAACAGGAGAGATTCATGCAAATCTTAAACCTAATACATATTTTCAGGGAGTTGACTGGAGTGAACAGTAA
- the ahpC gene encoding alkyl hydroperoxide reductase subunit C codes for MSLIGKKVNEFKTMSYHNGEFKQITSEDLKGKWNVFVFYPADFTFVCPTELEDLAEHYDKFKAEGCEVYSVSTDTHFVHKAWHDTSERINKIKFPMLADPTGKLSRDFEVMIEEEGLALRGSFVINPEGVIVAYEVHDTGIGREASELLRKLQAAKFVAEHGEVCPAKWRPGSETIKPSIDLVGKL; via the coding sequence ATGTCATTAATTGGAAAAAAAGTAAATGAATTTAAAACTATGTCTTACCATAACGGTGAGTTTAAACAAATAACAAGTGAAGATTTAAAAGGAAAATGGAATGTATTTGTATTCTATCCAGCAGATTTTACATTTGTATGCCCTACAGAACTTGAAGATTTAGCAGAGCATTATGATAAATTTAAAGCAGAGGGATGTGAAGTGTATTCTGTTTCTACAGATACTCATTTTGTACACAAAGCATGGCATGATACTTCAGAAAGAATAAATAAAATTAAGTTCCCTATGCTTGCAGATCCTACAGGAAAACTTTCAAGAGATTTTGAAGTTATGATTGAAGAAGAAGGATTAGCTTTAAGAGGAAGTTTTGTAATTAATCCAGAAGGTGTTATTGTTGCTTATGAAGTACATGATACTGGAATAGGAAGAGAAGCATCAGAACTTCTTAGAAAATTACAGGCTGCAAAATTTGTTGCAGAACACGGAGAAGTTTGTCCTGCTAAATGGAGACCAGGAAGCGAGACAATAAAACCTTCTATTGATTTAGTAGGTAAATTATAA
- a CDS encoding FAD-dependent oxidoreductase has protein sequence MNKKIYDLIVIGGGPAGLTAGIYAGRAMLDVLVIEKDRAGGQINLTSEVVNYPGIIETSGEKFGEELKKQALGFGVNFLNDEVIDMDLTKEIKTIKTKSKEYRAFSVAIATGASPRKLGFPGEEEFTGRGVAYCATCDGEFFTGLDVFVIGAGFAAAEEAIFLTKYAKKVIVIAREPEFTCAKSIAEKVLKNPKIEVKFNTEILEASGDVQLRKALFKNNITGEISEYKAEEGQSFGIFVFIGYEPQSKLFKNHVELDSYGYIPTDENLMTNVPGVYAVGDIRPKKLKQVVTAVADGADAAMNIEKYVIDLREKLNIKKEEKEMSEKTSKAPEKSAEFLNSTLKEQLAEIASKFENNIELVLLKDSSFEKSFEMEIAIKDIASVSEKIKFSLYEKGENPELEKAVNVERFPTIAILDKNGDFSGIKYSTVPGGHELNSFILAMYNVAGPGQKLSSETLEKISAIKRPINVKIGVSLSCSNCPETVQSVQRIAAENKNIQVEIIDVLTFRDFKEKHEIMSVPAMVVNDRGIFFGRKNIDEALHFL, from the coding sequence ATGAATAAGAAAATATATGATTTAATAGTTATAGGTGGAGGACCTGCAGGACTTACTGCAGGTATCTACGCTGGAAGAGCTATGCTTGATGTTCTTGTTATAGAAAAGGACAGAGCAGGAGGACAGATAAATCTTACAAGTGAAGTTGTAAACTATCCAGGAATAATAGAAACAAGTGGAGAAAAATTTGGAGAAGAATTAAAAAAACAAGCTTTAGGCTTTGGTGTTAATTTTCTTAATGATGAAGTTATTGATATGGATTTAACCAAAGAAATAAAAACTATAAAAACAAAGTCAAAAGAATATAGAGCTTTTTCAGTAGCAATAGCAACAGGAGCTTCTCCAAGAAAATTAGGATTTCCAGGAGAAGAAGAATTTACAGGAAGAGGTGTAGCTTATTGTGCAACTTGTGATGGAGAATTTTTTACAGGACTTGATGTTTTTGTAATAGGAGCAGGTTTTGCTGCAGCAGAAGAAGCAATATTTTTAACAAAATATGCAAAAAAAGTAATTGTAATAGCAAGAGAGCCTGAATTTACATGTGCAAAATCTATTGCAGAAAAAGTTCTAAAAAACCCTAAGATTGAAGTGAAATTTAATACTGAAATTTTAGAAGCATCAGGAGATGTACAGCTTAGAAAAGCACTATTTAAAAATAATATTACTGGTGAAATTTCTGAATACAAAGCAGAAGAGGGACAATCTTTTGGAATATTTGTTTTTATAGGATATGAACCTCAAAGTAAATTATTTAAAAATCATGTAGAACTTGATAGTTATGGATATATTCCTACAGATGAAAACCTTATGACCAATGTCCCAGGAGTATATGCAGTGGGGGACATAAGACCTAAGAAATTAAAGCAGGTTGTAACTGCTGTTGCTGATGGTGCAGATGCTGCAATGAATATTGAAAAATATGTAATTGATTTAAGAGAAAAACTTAATATTAAAAAGGAAGAAAAAGAAATGTCTGAAAAAACTTCAAAAGCTCCTGAGAAGTCAGCTGAGTTTTTAAACAGCACTTTAAAGGAACAGCTGGCAGAGATAGCTTCAAAATTTGAAAATAATATTGAACTTGTTCTTTTAAAAGATTCTTCATTTGAAAAATCTTTTGAAATGGAAATTGCTATAAAAGATATAGCATCAGTATCTGAAAAAATAAAATTTTCATTATATGAAAAAGGAGAAAATCCTGAACTTGAAAAGGCTGTTAATGTAGAAAGATTCCCTACAATAGCAATTCTTGATAAAAATGGAGACTTTTCAGGAATAAAATATTCAACAGTTCCTGGAGGACATGAACTGAACTCTTTTATTCTTGCAATGTACAATGTTGCAGGGCCTGGTCAGAAACTTTCTTCAGAGACTCTTGAAAAAATTTCAGCAATAAAAAGACCTATAAATGTAAAAATTGGTGTTTCTTTAAGCTGTAGTAATTGTCCTGAGACTGTTCAGTCAGTGCAGAGAATAGCAGCAGAAAATAAAAATATACAAGTTGAAATAATAGATGTTTTAACATTCAGAGATTTTAAAGAAAAACATGAAATCATGAGTGTTCCAGCAATGGTTGTAAACGATAGAGGAATATTTTTCGGTCGTAAGAATATAGATGAAGCATTGCATTTCCTATAA
- a CDS encoding NAD(P)/FAD-dependent oxidoreductase, producing MKYDIIFLGGGQAGIFGAYEAAEKNSQLKILVIDKGKMLKNRVCPKETLGKCVNCPTCAIIYGVSGAGAFSDSKFNMDYKVGGDVHTVTGKEIVNQTIKDVVDVYRKFGFNEEPSGLKYNSTMEEIKRRCIEHGIQLVDTPTMHLGTDGSRKLYTMLVDHLLAKGVEFAVEREAEELIIEDGKIKGVKVSYKGQMEEYYSDNVVLGMGRSGAHKVMDLCHKYGVNYQDGAIDIGVRVEIPDIIMKDINKNFYEAKMIYYTKTYKDKMRTFCSNPSGFIAAEKHADDVILANGHAYKDKKSTNTNLALLCTKTFTKPFDKPFEYATAIANLSSMLTGGKLLLQSYGDLKEGKRSTDEKLERLNIVPTTTDYVAGDISLACPKRILDNIMEFIEAHDKITPGFASADLLLYFPEIKFRSTRMEIDKNMMTNIEGLYAAGDSSGYGSGLNIAAVMGILAVRHILTKY from the coding sequence ATGAAATATGACATAATTTTTCTTGGGGGAGGTCAGGCTGGAATATTTGGTGCTTATGAAGCAGCAGAAAAAAACAGTCAGCTTAAAATTCTTGTAATTGATAAGGGAAAAATGCTGAAAAATAGAGTATGCCCTAAAGAAACACTTGGAAAATGTGTAAATTGTCCTACATGTGCTATTATTTATGGAGTGAGTGGAGCAGGAGCATTTTCAGATTCAAAATTTAATATGGATTATAAAGTTGGTGGAGATGTTCATACTGTAACAGGAAAAGAGATTGTAAATCAGACAATAAAAGATGTTGTTGATGTATACAGAAAATTTGGATTTAATGAAGAACCAAGTGGATTGAAATACAATTCAACAATGGAAGAAATAAAAAGAAGATGTATTGAACATGGAATACAGCTTGTAGATACTCCTACAATGCACCTTGGAACAGATGGATCAAGAAAACTTTATACAATGCTTGTAGATCATCTATTAGCTAAAGGTGTAGAATTTGCAGTTGAGAGAGAAGCTGAAGAACTTATTATAGAAGATGGAAAAATAAAAGGAGTAAAAGTTTCTTATAAAGGTCAGATGGAAGAATATTATTCAGATAATGTTGTTCTTGGAATGGGAAGAAGCGGAGCTCATAAGGTTATGGATTTATGCCATAAATATGGAGTAAATTATCAGGACGGAGCTATTGATATTGGTGTAAGAGTAGAAATTCCTGATATCATAATGAAGGATATCAATAAAAACTTCTATGAAGCAAAAATGATTTATTATACAAAAACATATAAAGACAAGATGAGAACTTTCTGCAGCAATCCAAGTGGATTCATAGCAGCAGAAAAACATGCAGATGATGTTATCCTTGCAAATGGTCATGCATATAAAGATAAAAAATCTACAAATACAAATCTTGCTCTTCTATGTACAAAAACATTTACAAAACCTTTTGATAAGCCTTTTGAATATGCAACAGCCATTGCAAATCTTTCATCAATGCTTACAGGAGGAAAACTTCTTCTTCAATCTTATGGAGATTTAAAAGAAGGAAAGCGTTCAACAGATGAAAAACTAGAAAGATTAAATATAGTCCCAACAACAACAGATTATGTTGCAGGAGATATTTCTCTTGCTTGTCCTAAGAGAATTCTTGATAATATAATGGAATTTATTGAGGCACATGATAAGATTACTCCTGGATTTGCTTCAGCAGATCTTCTTCTTTACTTTCCTGAAATAAAATTCAGAAGTACAAGAATGGAAATAGATAAAAATATGATGACAAATATAGAAGGACTTTATGCTGCAGGAGACAGTTCAGGTTATGGAAGCGGACTTAATATTGCTGCTGTAATGGGAATACTTGCAGTGAGACATATTCTTACTAAATATTAA